The DNA sequence TGATAACCAGGCAGTGGTGTTCAAAATCGAATCTCATAACTCACCATCAGCTGTTGAACCATTTGAAGGTGCGGCAACTGGTGTTGGCGGAATCATCCGTGACGTCTTCTCAATGGGTGCGAAGCCGATTGCTTCTATGAACTCACTTCGTTTCGGAAACTTGGATAATGCTAAGGACAAGGAACTCTTCTCAGAAGCAATCCGCGGTATTGCATACTATGGCAACGCGATTGGTGTTCCAACTGTCGGCGGTGAAGTTGGCTTTGACGCTTGCTATCATGAGAAGCCACTTGTCAATGCAATGGTTGTTGGACTTCTAGATCATGATGGATTGCAAAAGGGTCTTGCTGACGGACCAGGCAACAGTGTTCTTTATGTAGGTGCGCCAACAGGCCGCGATGGTATCGGTGGTGCTGCATTCTCCTCCAGTGAAGTTGATACGGAAGAGGACAACACATCTGCAGTTGCAATCGGTGATCCTGAAGTTGAGAAGCGCTTGATCGAAGCTTGCCTTGAAGTGTGCAAGAACGATGCTCTTGTCGGTATGCAGGACATGGGTGCGGCTGGTCTGACATCTTCTTCAAGTGAAATGGCTTCTAAGTCCGGTACAGGGATTGAAATGAACATGGATCTAGTGCCGACTCGCGAAGAGAATATGGATGCGTATGAATTGATGCTTTCAGAATCTCAAGAAAGAATGCTGCTCGTCGTCAAAAAGGATCGTGAACAAGAAATTATCGACATTTTCAAGAAACACGATATTCCAGCAGTCGTTATTGGTAAAGTCATCGAGGAGAAAGTACTTCGTCTGATCGAAAAAGGTGAAGTTGTATGTGACCTTCCTGTTGATGCACTTGCTGAAGACGTGCCGACAAACCACTTGCCATCAAAAGAGGCGGAATATTTCAAAGAGTTCCAGAAACATCCAGTCGCTATTCCGGAAGTGAAAGATCAGGCAGAAGCTTTGAAACAGTTGCTTCAACAGCCGACAATCGCTAGCAAAGAGTGGGCATATAGCCAGTTCGATGCTCCTGCAGATGACAGTGTCGTATTCGGCCCTGGTTCAGATGCGGCAGTTGTGAAGATCGAAGGCAAGGACAAAGCAATCGCGATCACTACAGACTGTAATGCACGTTACATCTACCTCGATCCGAACATGGGCGGTAAGATCGCAGTAGCTGAAGCAGCACGTAATATCGTTGCTACTGGAGCAAAACCAATTGCGCTTACAGATGGTTTGAACTACGGTGATCCAACAAATCCGGAAGTATTCTGGCAGCTTGAAGAGAGCATCAATGGTCTCTCAGAAGCTTGTGAAGTGCTCGAAACACCTGTTATTAGCGGTAACGTATCACTTTACAACCAGTCTAACGGCAAGCCAATCTTCCCGACTCCGATTATCGGTATGGTAGGTCTCTTCGAATCTCTTGATCATGTAACACCGAGCCACTTCCAGGAAGCTGGCGATGCAATCTATGTAATTGGTGAAACAAAAGCAGAATTCGGCGGATCTGAACTTCAGAAAATTGTTGATGGTGATTACAGTGGAAAAGCTCCGCACATCGATTTGCATAAAGAAGCAAAGCGTCAAGAACAGCTTCTTGAAGCAATCAAAAAAGGCCTTATCGAATCAGCACATGATCTTTCAGAAGGTGGTCTTGGTGTAGCACTTGCCGAAAGCACATTCGGAGGCAAAGGCCTTGGAGCTTCATGTGAACTTGCTGGTGATGCGACAACAGTTCTATTCAGTGAATCTCAGTCACGTTTCCTTGTGACAGTGAAACTTGAGAACAAAGCAGAATTCGAAAAGCTTGTTGAAGCAGCACAGGAAATCGGAACAGTAGACGAAAAGCCGGAACTTAAAGTAACAATCGACGGCAAACTTGTGATTGAGGAAGATGTTCAGCAACTCAATAAGCTTTGGAAGGAAGCAATTCCAAGCGTATTGAAATCCTAAGCAAAAATGAGGAATGCACTGTGTTTGGTATATGGGGTCACAATTCAGCAGCCGAAATCACCTACTATGGCCTGCATGCTCTTCAGCATCGCGGCCAAGACGGTGCCGGCATTGCAACGACGAATGGCACTGAACTGAATATTCATAAGGGCATGGGCTTGCTGAACGATGTATTTGAGCGGGCAGAGTTCTCCAAGCTGCCCGGCCATGCGGCGATCGGCCATGTCCGTTATCCGTCTGGTGGCGAAGGAAGCATTAATGACGTCCAGCCATTCCTTTTCCGTTCTCAGTCGGAGAATGTAGCCATCGCACATGACGGCGCCATTATGAACAAGAATGAGCTTCGTACGGAATTGGAATCACAAGGAAGCATTCTGCAAACATCAGCCGATCCGGAAATCCTTGCCCATCTGATGAAACAGAAGGGCAGGAAGGTTTCCAGAGATACGATTATTGAGGCTCTTCGTAAAATTGTTGGAGCCTACGCGTTTCTCATCATGACAGATGACAAGCTGTATGCAGCTCTCGGTTCACGAGGGATCAGGCCTTTGTCAATCGGTAAGCTGAAGGATTCATACGTCGTTGCATCGGAAACATGTGCCTTCGATATCATTGGAGCGAAGTTCGAAAGAGAAGTTATGCCTGGAGAACTTGTCGAAATCAGTGATGAAGGAATCAAGTCAACACGTTTCGCTTTACGTGAACAGCGTGCACTATGTGCCATGGAATACGTCTATCTCTCAAGACCAGACAGTGATTTGAATCATGTGAATGTACATGCTTCACGAAAACGGATGGGAATTGAGCTTGCCAAAGAAGCGCCTATCGAAGCGGATGTAGTAACAGGTGTTCCGGATTCAAGCATCTCTGCAGCAATTGGGTATGCGGAAGAGAGCGGGCTTCCTTATGAAATCGGCATTATTAAAAACCGTTACATCGGACGTACATTCATCCAGCCGACACAGGAATTGAGAGAACAGGGTGTTAAGATGAAGCTTTCTCCAGTTCGCGGAATTGTGGAAGGTAAACGTGTCGTCATGATCGATGATTCGATTGTTCGTGGTACGACAAGCAGACGGATTGTACGGATGTTGAAAGAGGCAGGCGCGAAAGAAGTACATGTACGCATCGCTTCTCCACTCATCACGGATCCATGCTATTATGGAGTCGATATGTCGACAAAAGAAGAATTAATTGCAGCAAATCATACATTAGAAGAAATAGGACAAATCATCGAAGCAGACAGCATCGCGTTTCTTTCTGTAGATGGCCTTGAACAGGCGATTGTTAAAGACAAGACGATCAACCAGGGAATTTGCAATGCTTGCATGACTGGTAAATATCCGGTTACTTACAATCATGTGACCGAAACAGCAAGCAAATAAAGAAGAGGGAGCGGGAAACTATGTCAGATGCATACAGAGCGGCAGGCGTGGATGTCGAAAAAGGCTACGAAGCTGTAGAACGAATGAAAAAGCATATTGCAAAAACAAAACGCAGTGAAGTACTTGGAGGGATCGGTTCTTTTGCGGGACTGTTTGAACTCACTTCTTTCAAATATGACGAACCTGTGCTTGTCTCCGGAACTGATGGAGTCGGTACGAAACTGAAGCTCGCCTTCCAGATGGACAAGCATGATACGATCGGCATTGATGTCGTTGCCATGTGTGTGAATGATATTGTGGCTCAAGGAGCAGAACCGCTCTTCTTCCTCGATTATATTGCTTGTGGAAAGAATGACCCTGCTGTAATTGAACAAATTGTTGCTGGTATCTCTGAAGGCTGTGTTCAAGCTGGGGCAGCACTTGTCGGTGGTGAAACTGCGGAAATGCCTGGTATGTATTCCGAAGATGAGTATGACTTGGCAGGATTCACAGTCGGAATCGCTGACAAGCCGAAGCTCATTACAGGCGAACATATCGAAGCTGGTGATGTTGTCATTGGTCTTGCTTCTAGCGGTGTTCATTCCAACGGGTTCTCACTCGTTCGAAAAATTACAGATAAGCTCGATTTAAAGAAAACATATGAAGGCTTCGATCGTCCGCTTGGTGAAGCTTTGCTTGAACCGACACGCATTTATGCGAAACAGATGAAGGCTGTTTTGCAAGAGGTAAATGTAAAAGGTGTTTCCCATATTACGGGTGGCGGTTTCTATGAAAACCTTCCACGTGTCGTGCCTGCAGGTCTCGGTTTTGAAATTGACCGTTCAGCTTGGGAAGTACCACATGTGTTCAACTTCTTGCAAAAAGAAGGCAACATCTCCGATAAAGATATGTTCGGCGTCTTCAATATGGGCATTGGCCTTGCGCTCGTCGTAGCTCCTGAAGACCAAGATAAAGTCCTCTATGCACTTGGACAGGCAGGCGAGAAAGCATCTGTCATTGGTAAAGTGACAGACACTGAAGGTGTGCAGTTCATCAATGGCTAAAGTGAAAGCGGCGGTATTTGCTTCTGGTTCAGGATCAAATTTCGAGGCAATTATGAAAGCTGGAGAACTGCCTTGTGAGATTACCTTACTTGTTTGTGATAAGCCTGGAGCTGGTGCCGTTGAACGGGCAAAGCGCCTTGGTGTGCCAGTGCTTGAACTTAGTCCAAAACAGTTTAAGGATAAAGCAGCTTATGAGCAAGCTTTGGTGAAACGTCTGCGCGAAGAAGGTATTGAATGGATTTTTCTCGCAGGTTACATGCGTTTAATCGGGCCTGATCTGCTTGGAGCTTATGAAAATCGGATACTGAATATCCACCCGTCCCTTCTTCCGGATTTCCCGGGAGCGGATGGAATTGGGGATGCCTTTAGAGCAGGTGTCAATAAGACAGGTGTTACCATTCATTATGTTGATGCAGGGATGGATACAGGACCTATTATTAAGCAGCGTGAAGTTGACATCTTGCCAAATGACACAATAGATACACTCGCGGAGCGGATTCACAAAGTGGAACATGAATTGTACCCTGAAGTGATTCGTGAAGTATTAACACATAAATAGTTCAAAAACTTTCCAAGGGCCACTGTGCCCTTCTTTTTACATAACGGAGAATTGAGAAATGGAGGAGAAAGTATGAAGAAACAAGCATTGCTTAGTGTTTCAGATAAAACAGGCATTACGGATTTTGCTGCAGGTCTTGTGAAGCAAGGTTTCGAGATCATCTCTACTGGCGGCACATTGAAGGCGATAGAAGAAGCAGGGATTCCTGTAAAAGCTGTCGATGAAGTGACAGGTTTTCCAGAAATTATGGATGGACGTGTGAAAACGTTGCATCCAAAAGTACATGGCGGTTTGTTGGCAAAGCGTGACAACCCGGAACATCGCCAGGCACTTGCTGATAATGAAATTGATACAATCGACCTCGTTGCTGTTAACCTTTATCCGTTCAAAGAGACTTTGGCAAAGCCAGGCGTCTCTGATGATGAAATTATTGAGAACATTGATATCGGTGGTCCAACAATGCTGCGCTCAGCTGCTAAGAACTTCGCGGATGTACTTGTAGTCGTAGATCCTTCTGATTATCCAAAAGTGCTGGAAGCATTGGAGCAAGACCAGACAGACTATAAACTTCGCCACGGACTTGCAGCGAAAGTATTCCGTCATACAGCTCATTATGATGCTATGATTGCACGTTATTTCACAGAGGCAACTGGCGAAGCTTTCCCTGAGAACTACACAGTGACTTATGAAAAAGTTCAAGATTTGCGTTATGGGGAAAATCCTCACCAGCATGCAGCATTTTATAAAACACCTGTTTCTGCTGCATTCAGCCTTTCATCAGCGAAACAGCTTCACGGTAAGGAACTCTCTTATAACAATATTCAAGATGCCAATGCAGCACTTGAAATTGTTCGTGAATATGCAGAGCCGGCAGCAGTAGCGGTCAAACATATGAACCCATGCGGTGTTGGAGTCGGTGACAACATCGAGCAGGCTTTCCAGCGTGCCTATGATGCAGATCCTGTTTCTATTTTCGGCGGCATCGTTGCTTTGAATCAGCAAGTTGACAAAGCGACAGCCGAAATTCTAAGCGGTATTTTCCTTGAAATTATTATTGCCCCAGGATTTGACCAGGATGCACTTGATATCTTGACTCAGAAAAAGAACATTCGTCTCCTTGAGATGGACATGGTCGATACGGAAGCACGCTCTCACAAGCTTACTTCTATTAATGGAGGAATGTTGATCCAGGATGCAGACCATGCAGAATTCAAGGATGATCAGCTTGCAGTCGTGACAAAACGTGCCCCTTCAGAAGAAGAAATGAAAGACTTGATCTTCGCTTGGAAGGCAGTAAAACATGTGAAATCAAATGCAATTGTCCTTGCTAAAGGTTGTCAAACAGTAGGAATCGGTGCTGGCCAGATGAACCGTGTCGGCGCAGCGAAAATTGCGATTGAACAGGCTGGAGAAGCAGCTGAGGGCGCAGCACTTGCATCTGATGCATTCTTTCCAATGCCGGACACAGTCGAAGCAGCAGCTGCTGCAGGAATTAAAGCGATTATCCAGCCGGGTGGATCGAAGCGTGACCAGGAATCAATCGATGCATGTGATAAACACGGAATCGCGATGGTGCTAACAAGCATGCGTCATTTCAAACATTAATCTTTACTGCGAAAGGCGGAATTCCAATGAACATACTTGTCATCGGACGCGGTGGCCGCGAACATGCCATTGTCCAAAAGCTTGCCGAGAGTGCACAAGCAGATACAATATATGCAGCACCAGGTAATGCAGGTATCGCAAACATTGCTACATGTGTCGCCATTGATGAAATGGATTTTGGTGCACTTATCGACTTTGCAAAGAATGAAAATATCGGTCTGACAATTGTTGGACCGGAAGCACCGCTCAGCGCCGGTATTGTGGACAAATTCCAGCAAGCTGGTCTTCGTGTCTTTGGACCTTCGGAAGCTGCAGCTGCAATCGAGGGTAGCAAAAGCTTTGCGAAAGATTTCATGAAAAAACATGATGTTCCTACAGCTGCCTATGAAGTTTTTGCAGATCCTGAAAAGGCAAAAGCATATATCCGCAAGCAAGGTGCACCAATCGTAATTAAAGCGGATGGACTTGCTGCCGGAAAAGGTGTTGTCGTGGCAGAGACAGTTGAGGAAGCTGAACAAGCTGTAGATGACATGCTTGTTTCCAAAGCCTTTGCTGAGGCAGGTGCAACGGTCGTTATTGAGGAATTCCTTGCTGGTCGTGAATTTTCATTGATGGCACTTGTGAACGGTCGCAATGTATACCCACTTACAACAGCTCGTGATCATAAACGAGCGTTTGATGGGGATGCAGGTCCAAATACGGGAGGCATGGGTTCCTATGCTCCGGTTGATGATATTCCAAGTGATGCATATGATTTTGCGGTAAAGGAAATTGTCCAGAAGACTGCTGATGGCATGGCAGATGAGGGCGAGCCATTTACAGGTATTCTCTACGCAGGTCTCATGATGACCGAACAAGGTCCTAAAGTGATTGAATTCAACGCTCGTTTCGGTGACCCTGAGACGCAAGTAATTTTGCCGCTTATGCAAAATGATTTTGTTCAAGTTGTAAATGATGTCCTGGATGAGAAAAATCCTTCTTTGAAATGGAAAGATGGCTACTGCCTTGGAGTCGTTGTAGCTTCAGCAGGATATCCGGGAAGCTACGCCAAAGGCAAGGAACTTCCTGAATTGCATGAAAAGGCAGATACGTATTTTGTTCATGCAGGGACGAAGAAACAAGATGGAAATTTTGTCTCTGATGGCGGACGTGTTCTATTCGCAGGAGCTTACGGATCCACTTTTGCTGAAGCTCGTAAAAAGGCATATGATGCTATTTCGCCGTTTGAAGGAAACGAAGAATTCTTCTACAGAACGGATATTGGCGAAAAATAATATAAGTGTGTCAAGACTTCCCGCGTGATTATGCAGGGGCTGTTTTCTGAGAGTCTATTAGATCTCTTGGGGAACAGCTCTTTTTTGTTTGGGAAGGGTATAGTGCTTTTATCATTTAGCTCTTTAACGTATAATAGTGTCAACATATGATAACAGTTTGCGGAAGGCGGAGATGCGAGATGAGAAGAAGTCTGCTGATCATTGCTTGTAGTTTAGTAGTACTTCTCGCTGCTTGTTCAGGCGACAAAGAAACGAAAATGAAAGGTAAGGAAGGAATTTCCCCCCTAACAGGTGAGAAAACATCAAATGCCAATGCGCGCCCTGTCGCCATTATGGTGAACAACCACACGAAAGCTAGGCCACAGACAGGTCTCAGCAAGGCGGATATCGTTTTTGAGATTCTTGCAGAAGGGAATATTACGCGATTCCTTGCCATCTATCAAAGTGAAGAGCCAGACGAGGTGGGGCCTGTACGCAGCGCAAGAGAGTATTATTTTAAGCTTGCAGAAGGTTATGATGCGCTCTATGTCTACCATGGAGCGGCAAAGTTTGTGGATAAGTTGATTCAGGACGATGGCATTGACTACATTAACGGCGCCCAACATGATAATGACGGCAAACTCTTCATCCGTTCATCTGATCGAGAGGCACCACATAACTCTTATGTTCAGTTCGGTGCAATCCAAGATGAAGCGAAACGAGAAGGATAAGCTTTGACGACAAACCAAAAGCCGCTTCCGTTTATAAAATCAGGAGAAGAACCTGAAGGCAAGGGAGTAAGCTCTGTCA is a window from the Aciduricibacillus chroicocephali genome containing:
- the purL gene encoding phosphoribosylformylglycinamidine synthase subunit PurL, encoding MTKNNQIQPEQIEQDKIYAEMGLSDKEYNLIKDTLKRHPNFVETGLFSAMWSEHCSYKTSKPLLRKFPTKAPQVLQGPGEGAGVVDIGDNQAVVFKIESHNSPSAVEPFEGAATGVGGIIRDVFSMGAKPIASMNSLRFGNLDNAKDKELFSEAIRGIAYYGNAIGVPTVGGEVGFDACYHEKPLVNAMVVGLLDHDGLQKGLADGPGNSVLYVGAPTGRDGIGGAAFSSSEVDTEEDNTSAVAIGDPEVEKRLIEACLEVCKNDALVGMQDMGAAGLTSSSSEMASKSGTGIEMNMDLVPTREENMDAYELMLSESQERMLLVVKKDREQEIIDIFKKHDIPAVVIGKVIEEKVLRLIEKGEVVCDLPVDALAEDVPTNHLPSKEAEYFKEFQKHPVAIPEVKDQAEALKQLLQQPTIASKEWAYSQFDAPADDSVVFGPGSDAAVVKIEGKDKAIAITTDCNARYIYLDPNMGGKIAVAEAARNIVATGAKPIALTDGLNYGDPTNPEVFWQLEESINGLSEACEVLETPVISGNVSLYNQSNGKPIFPTPIIGMVGLFESLDHVTPSHFQEAGDAIYVIGETKAEFGGSELQKIVDGDYSGKAPHIDLHKEAKRQEQLLEAIKKGLIESAHDLSEGGLGVALAESTFGGKGLGASCELAGDATTVLFSESQSRFLVTVKLENKAEFEKLVEAAQEIGTVDEKPELKVTIDGKLVIEEDVQQLNKLWKEAIPSVLKS
- the purF gene encoding amidophosphoribosyltransferase, producing MFGIWGHNSAAEITYYGLHALQHRGQDGAGIATTNGTELNIHKGMGLLNDVFERAEFSKLPGHAAIGHVRYPSGGEGSINDVQPFLFRSQSENVAIAHDGAIMNKNELRTELESQGSILQTSADPEILAHLMKQKGRKVSRDTIIEALRKIVGAYAFLIMTDDKLYAALGSRGIRPLSIGKLKDSYVVASETCAFDIIGAKFEREVMPGELVEISDEGIKSTRFALREQRALCAMEYVYLSRPDSDLNHVNVHASRKRMGIELAKEAPIEADVVTGVPDSSISAAIGYAEESGLPYEIGIIKNRYIGRTFIQPTQELREQGVKMKLSPVRGIVEGKRVVMIDDSIVRGTTSRRIVRMLKEAGAKEVHVRIASPLITDPCYYGVDMSTKEELIAANHTLEEIGQIIEADSIAFLSVDGLEQAIVKDKTINQGICNACMTGKYPVTYNHVTETASK
- the purM gene encoding phosphoribosylformylglycinamidine cyclo-ligase → MSDAYRAAGVDVEKGYEAVERMKKHIAKTKRSEVLGGIGSFAGLFELTSFKYDEPVLVSGTDGVGTKLKLAFQMDKHDTIGIDVVAMCVNDIVAQGAEPLFFLDYIACGKNDPAVIEQIVAGISEGCVQAGAALVGGETAEMPGMYSEDEYDLAGFTVGIADKPKLITGEHIEAGDVVIGLASSGVHSNGFSLVRKITDKLDLKKTYEGFDRPLGEALLEPTRIYAKQMKAVLQEVNVKGVSHITGGGFYENLPRVVPAGLGFEIDRSAWEVPHVFNFLQKEGNISDKDMFGVFNMGIGLALVVAPEDQDKVLYALGQAGEKASVIGKVTDTEGVQFING
- the purN gene encoding phosphoribosylglycinamide formyltransferase; translation: MAKVKAAVFASGSGSNFEAIMKAGELPCEITLLVCDKPGAGAVERAKRLGVPVLELSPKQFKDKAAYEQALVKRLREEGIEWIFLAGYMRLIGPDLLGAYENRILNIHPSLLPDFPGADGIGDAFRAGVNKTGVTIHYVDAGMDTGPIIKQREVDILPNDTIDTLAERIHKVEHELYPEVIREVLTHK
- the purH gene encoding bifunctional phosphoribosylaminoimidazolecarboxamide formyltransferase/IMP cyclohydrolase; its protein translation is MKKQALLSVSDKTGITDFAAGLVKQGFEIISTGGTLKAIEEAGIPVKAVDEVTGFPEIMDGRVKTLHPKVHGGLLAKRDNPEHRQALADNEIDTIDLVAVNLYPFKETLAKPGVSDDEIIENIDIGGPTMLRSAAKNFADVLVVVDPSDYPKVLEALEQDQTDYKLRHGLAAKVFRHTAHYDAMIARYFTEATGEAFPENYTVTYEKVQDLRYGENPHQHAAFYKTPVSAAFSLSSAKQLHGKELSYNNIQDANAALEIVREYAEPAAVAVKHMNPCGVGVGDNIEQAFQRAYDADPVSIFGGIVALNQQVDKATAEILSGIFLEIIIAPGFDQDALDILTQKKNIRLLEMDMVDTEARSHKLTSINGGMLIQDADHAEFKDDQLAVVTKRAPSEEEMKDLIFAWKAVKHVKSNAIVLAKGCQTVGIGAGQMNRVGAAKIAIEQAGEAAEGAALASDAFFPMPDTVEAAAAAGIKAIIQPGGSKRDQESIDACDKHGIAMVLTSMRHFKH
- the purD gene encoding phosphoribosylamine--glycine ligase translates to MNILVIGRGGREHAIVQKLAESAQADTIYAAPGNAGIANIATCVAIDEMDFGALIDFAKNENIGLTIVGPEAPLSAGIVDKFQQAGLRVFGPSEAAAAIEGSKSFAKDFMKKHDVPTAAYEVFADPEKAKAYIRKQGAPIVIKADGLAAGKGVVVAETVEEAEQAVDDMLVSKAFAEAGATVVIEEFLAGREFSLMALVNGRNVYPLTTARDHKRAFDGDAGPNTGGMGSYAPVDDIPSDAYDFAVKEIVQKTADGMADEGEPFTGILYAGLMMTEQGPKVIEFNARFGDPETQVILPLMQNDFVQVVNDVLDEKNPSLKWKDGYCLGVVVASAGYPGSYAKGKELPELHEKADTYFVHAGTKKQDGNFVSDGGRVLFAGAYGSTFAEARKKAYDAISPFEGNEEFFYRTDIGEK
- a CDS encoding DUF3048 domain-containing protein, producing the protein MRRSLLIIACSLVVLLAACSGDKETKMKGKEGISPLTGEKTSNANARPVAIMVNNHTKARPQTGLSKADIVFEILAEGNITRFLAIYQSEEPDEVGPVRSAREYYFKLAEGYDALYVYHGAAKFVDKLIQDDGIDYINGAQHDNDGKLFIRSSDREAPHNSYVQFGAIQDEAKREG